The proteins below are encoded in one region of Chroicocephalus ridibundus chromosome 9, bChrRid1.1, whole genome shotgun sequence:
- the NEXMIF gene encoding neurite extension and migration factor, with protein MDDQQEQDCASEDQETILINGVKENEPHSLDGDERPCTAAEAAVTFSALTTAQKENHACHRALPSLTSKKPCLLSPPSPLRLTDVPEHASDDSSAHAISLTSCVTKGMSSWSLPGDCEKAPFTMMEPGGMSALTGDCLMQPSRTCLGCFIESKDGIDAEPGISLKVGDINRDYDTCSVSDIGIHCMSTGETMRYGDQLLSDQLLSFPMHKSRAADKRDAEKSDSDSEDPTQKNYYEGLLLDKCNGEEPLLTNPNQEWGYFESFISESKIELLDLCSKNELSVNLFSEEDVDNYMFDDDDSTLGSDVCSLKIRYESFQDNVREKTTTLQEDAQFNFFPSVFGNCTKRDSRSTLKRGPGGATDPSQFKSEEGIIWGEEEEDGEEEDGEEEEKAALNKSCNSTEMVQYVGSKRSHFLDSVNSTEDSGEFSDDSTCTESSYDVLRDIKDCSRYLSRDHSSSFIQQNYGLRAKRKVRYSDDYLYDVDSIENEKILDKKEWLPDGPKEEDDDEWCPKKRRKVSRKEPPVIIKYIIINRFKGEKHMLVKLSKVDANETTVTLNEELLSKYEKLAPLKGFWQERQQSRLDLLRSSLYHKQNFYLNGSDASFLPHPRKRKCKLANRHRIQRIKAIEQSVNKLGSCSSDHKQPCSSKEDAGLKGLPALAIATPSCANGLHVSDITGIAAVKCKSQEREHKGTERKVLRRIKFKSEARLKCKKIKAATSTAEGSPALENQDSAVRLKDENVPCASDSSHLPECHEDKVAKNSPFLPSTSSSDKPLPSANITTNVPLIPGGYLQTLLDASDLSSNTSISYFAQHPSEQQQHPLPSIVPAEKPFPALQPAQSCVLSPPSESELQQSPGHLEMEQSSFGSMWPASKAAGSNRQDFPGDMRDAAGLPSEFGGGGAAGADGLPASGYTQVNLNSSKLLYQKNYMPDSQQVQSDDSYQSCHFNNGEGRFHFQRGTLSTDDGRLISFDSVGSLSVSSSNYSSLSLKSCEKDGEDDINDDFLAHCSPKLVIQQSIDEITPLKESTDLLDISNFTPDKFRQSSLSEMSPPDTPNLSPQIAGSDAKPLGTLKGFQESPQAALNSSEKVKWNCGVLQTEDQADNGFALNNHQFQFHMFNDEDSVSLLEKSPCLSTFNEPSGQISTNSKVSKSKRKSSSSKNVGTNQSSSQKATRKKSPKTNKGTDKPQGKNSRQAPKSTRKGKNAAGVNGEKAPAVGGRVVNQLSNVATATKGLAESAQHCGPAGVKLGKHNGLSGEWALGKEGGTGWSEASLGNATSLLDDDQREFEEPSNILSNIASGMADVQRFMMASIEPLWGPVGHNSVPDIFRSPESNSLKLKTLKILAGTSQESKKKANGGSPGAAKNHKSNTKGSSKNGKAAAGDPGRPNCSTGFTTDIHAPFFDKNYSNLSTLGNNGPTHKKLYRHKSSSKSLRDENCKIKRTDREQPHKDPPVTAAFEKLR; from the exons ATGGATGACCAACAAGAGCAGGATTGTGCCTCAGAAGACCAAGAAACTATcctgattaatggggtgaaagaAAATG agcCACACTCCCTGGATGGCGATGAGAGGCCTTGCACCGCCGCCGAGGCCGCGGTCACGTTCTCAGCCCTGACGACAGCTCAGAAGGAAAACCACGCGTGCCACCGGGCGCTGCCATCCCTGACTTCAAAGAAGCCCTGTTTGCTGAGCCCCCCGTCGCCGCTGCGGCTCACCGATGTCCCCGAGCACGCCTCGGATGACTCCTCCGCCCACGCCATCTCCCTCACGTCCTGCGTGACAAAGGGCATGAGCTCCTGGTCGCTGCCGGGCGACTGCGAGAAGGCTCCCTTCACCATGATGGAGCCCGGAGGCATGTCGGCACTGACGGGTGACTGCTTGATGCAGCCGAGCCGGACCTGTCTGGGCTGCTTTATTGAATCAAAGGACGGCATTGATGCAGAGCCGGGAATAAGCTTGAAAGTGGGGGATATAAATAGGGATTATGACACCTGTTcggtctctgatatagggattcactgcaTGAGCACAGGAGAAACCATGAGATATGGGGATCAACTGCTTTCAGACCAGCTTTTAAGCTTCCCTATGCATAAATCGAGGGCAGCGGAcaaaagagatgcagaaaaatCTGACAGTGATTCAGAGGACCCCACTCAGAAAAATTATTACGAGGGATTACTATTAGACAAATGCAATGGTGAGGAACCTTTACTAACAAATCCCAACCAGGAATGGGGCTATTTTGAATCTTTCATTAGTGAAAGTAAAATTGAGCTGCTTGACCTCTGCTCCAAAAATGAGCTTTCTGTAAATCTGTTTTCCGAGGAAGACGTGGATAATTATATGTTCGATGACGACGATTCCACCTTGGGAAGCGATGTCTGCTCCCTAAAGATTAGATACGAATCTTTCCAGGACAACGTGCGGGAGAAGACCACCACCCTGCAGGAGGACGCCCAGTTCAACTTCTTCCCCAGCGTGTTCGGCAACTGCACCAAAAGGGACAGCAGGAGCACCCTGAAAAGGGGGCCTGGCGGTGCCACCGACCCTTCGCAGTTCAAATCTGAGGAAGGCATCatctggggggaggaggaggaggacggcgaGGAAGAGgacggcgaggaggaggagaaagctgcCTTAAATAAATCTTGCAACAGCACAGAGATGGTGCAGTATGTGGGCTCCAAGAGGAGCCACTTCTTGGACTCGGTGAATTCCACGGAGGACTCCGGGGAGTTCAGCGACGACAGCACTTGCACGGAGTCCTCCTATGACGTGCTGCGGGATATCAAGGACTGCAGCCGGTACCTGTCCCGGGACCACTCCAGCTCCTTCATTCAGCAGAACTACGGGTTGCGGGCAAAGAGGAAAGTGCGATACAGCGACGACTACCTGTACGATGTGGACTCCATCGAGAACGAGAAGATCCTGGACAAGAAGGAGTGGCTGCCGGACGGGCCCAAGGAAGAGGACGACGACGAGTGGTGCCCCAAGAAACGGCGAAAAGTCTCTCGCAAGGAGCCCCCCGTTATCATCAAGTACATCATCATTAACAGGTTTAAAGGGGAGAAGCATATGCTGGTGAAGCTCAGCAAAGTGGATGCCAACGAGACAACTGTTACCCTAAACGAGGAGCTGCTCAGCAAATACGAAAAGCTGGCCCCACTGAAGGGCTTCTGGCAAGAGAGGCAGCAGAGCCGGCTGGATTTGCTCAGATCGTCTCTCTACCACAAGCAGAATTTCTATCTTAACGGCTCAGATGCTTCGTTCCTCCCTCACCCACGGAAGCGAAAATGCAAGCTAGCAAACAGGCACCGGATTCAAAGAATTAAAGCCATCGAGCAATCAGTGAACAAGCTGGGCTCTTGCTCCTCTGATCACAAGCAGCCTTGCAGCAGTAAAGAGGACGCGGGCCTGAAAGGGCTGCCGGCGTTAGCCATCGCCACCCCCAGCTGTGCCAACGGATTACACGTAAGTGACATCACGGGCATCGCCGCCGTGAAATGCAAATCGCAGGAGCGGGAGCACAAGGGGACGGAGAGGAAAGTGCTCCGCAGAATCAAATTCAAAAGTGAAGCCAGGTTGAAGTGCAAGAAGATCAAAGCTGCTACCAGCACGGCGGAGGGCTCCCCGGCGCTGGAAAACCAGGACTCTGCAGTGCGCCTGAAGGACGAAAACGTTCCTTGTGCTTCAGACAGCTCCCATCTCCCGGAGTGCCACGAGGATAAGGTTGCTAAAAATTCTCCTTTCCTACCATCCACCTCCTCTTCAGACAAGCCTCTGCCATCTGCTAATATCACCACCAATGTACCCCTGATTCCCGGAGGGTATCTGCAGACGTTGTTAGATGCTTCTGATTTGTCGAGCAACACCAGTATCTCATACTTCGCCCAGCATCCCtccgagcagcagcagcacccgctcCCCAGCATCGTCCCGGCGGAAAAGCCCTTCCCGGCTCTGCAGCCGGCGCAGAGCTGCGTGCTCTCCCCGCCCTCCGAGTCGGAGCTGCAGCAGTCGCCCGGCCACTTGGAGATGGAGCAGAGCAGCTTCGGTAGCATGTGGCCGGCCAGCAAAGCTGCCGGCAGCAACCGCCAGGACTTCCCCGGCGACATGCGGGATGCAGCCGGGCTGCCGAGCGAGTTCGGGGGCGGCGGTGCCGCGGGCGCAGACGGCCTCCCTGCCTCTGGATACACTCAAGTCAATCTGAATAGCAGCAAATTGCTCTACCAAAAAAATTACATGCCGGATAGCCAACAAGTGCAGTCTGATGATTCTTATCAGTCATGTCATTTTAATAATGGAGAGGGGCGCTTTCATTTCCAACGAGGTACACTAAGTACAGATGATGGCAGGCTCATTAGTTTTGATTCAGTGGGTTCATTGTCAGTTAGTTCTAGCAATTACAGTTCTTTAAGTTTAAAGTCTTGTGAAAAGGACGGCGAGGATGATATTAATGACGATTTCTTGGCCCACTGCAGTCCCAAGCTAGTGATCCAGCAGAGCATAGACGAAATCACCCCTCTGAAGGAGTCCACGGACCTTTTAGACATTTCCAACTTCACGCCTGATAAGTTCCGCCAGTCGTCGCTTTCGGAGATGTCCCCTCCGGACACTCCCAACCTGTCCCCGCAGATAGCTGGCTCCGACGCCAAGCCTCTGGGCACCCTGAAGGGCTTTCAGGAGAGCCCCCAGGCCGCCCTCAACAGCTCCGAGAAGGTCAAGTGGAACTGCGGGGTCCTGCAGACCGAGGATCAGGCAGATAATGGGTTTGCTTTAAATAATCACCAGTTCCAGTTCCATATGTTCAACGATGAAGATTCTGTCAGCCTTCTCGAAAAGAGTCCATGCTTGTCAACATTTAATGAGCCATCTGGTCAAATTAGCACCAATAGCAAAGTGTCAAAATCGAAGAGGAAAAGTTCATCCAGCAAGAATGTGGGTACAAACCAAAGCTCTTCCCAGAAAGCCACCCGGAAAAAATCGCCCAAAACCAACAAAGGAACCGATAAGCCGCAAGGGAAAAACTCCAGGCAGGCACCCAAATCCACCAGAAAAGGGAAAAACGCAGCGGGAGTCAACGGCGAGAAGGCTCCAGCTGTTGGCGGCAGGGTGGTCAACCAGCTGAGCAACGTGGCCACTGCCACCAAGGGCCTTGCCGAGAGCGCTCAGCATTGCGGCCCGGCCGGGGTGAAACTGGGCAAGCACAACGGGCTCTCCGGAGAGTGGGCACTGGGAAAAGAGGGTGGCACGGGCTGGTCGGAAGCCAGCCTGGGCAATGCCACCAGCCTCCTGGACGACGATCAGCGGGAGTTTGAGGAGCCTTCCAACATCCTGTCCAACATCGCGTCGGGAATGGCGGACGTCCAGAGGTTTATGATGGCCTCCATCGAGCCCTTGTGGGGGCCTGTTGGCCACAACAGCGTTCCAGACAT